A single Mycobacteriales bacterium DNA region contains:
- the carA gene encoding glutamine-hydrolyzing carbamoyl-phosphate synthase small subunit: MTEPAILVLEDGRTFRGQAYGARGETFGEAVFTTGMTGYQETLTDPSFHRQVVVQTAPHIGNTGVNDDDPESRRIWVSGYVVRDPARVASSWRARRTLDDELAASGVVGISGIDTRALTRHLRERGAMRVGVSSAATDPDSLLERVLASPGMAGADLAGEVTTARPYVVPAVGTRRFTVAAVDLGIKASTPRYLARLGCDVHVLPTSSTAAELLAVDPDGVFFSNGPGDPATADGPVAAMRGVLGVKPVFGICFGNQVLGRALGFGTYKLLFGHRGVNQPVQDRATGRIAITSHNHGFAVAAPTDGPVDTEFGRVEVSHVDLNDGVVEGIRCLDVPAFSVQYHPEAAPGPHDATDLFAGFVDLMAGA; encoded by the coding sequence ATGACTGAGCCCGCCATCCTGGTCCTCGAGGACGGCCGGACCTTTCGCGGCCAGGCCTACGGCGCGCGCGGCGAGACCTTCGGCGAGGCGGTCTTCACGACCGGCATGACCGGTTACCAGGAGACGCTGACCGATCCGTCGTTCCACCGCCAGGTCGTGGTCCAGACCGCGCCGCACATCGGCAACACCGGAGTCAACGACGACGACCCGGAGTCCCGGCGGATCTGGGTCTCCGGCTACGTGGTCCGTGACCCGGCGCGGGTGGCGAGCAGCTGGCGCGCCCGGCGCACGCTCGACGACGAACTAGCCGCGAGCGGTGTCGTCGGCATCAGCGGCATCGACACCCGTGCGCTGACCAGGCACCTGCGCGAGCGCGGTGCGATGCGCGTGGGCGTCAGCAGCGCCGCCACCGATCCGGACTCACTGCTCGAGCGCGTCCTCGCCAGTCCGGGCATGGCCGGCGCCGACCTCGCCGGTGAGGTCACCACGGCACGGCCGTACGTCGTCCCCGCGGTCGGCACCCGGCGCTTCACGGTTGCGGCCGTCGACCTCGGGATCAAGGCGTCGACGCCGCGCTACCTCGCGCGGCTGGGCTGCGACGTGCACGTGCTGCCGACGTCATCGACCGCAGCCGAGCTGCTGGCGGTCGACCCGGACGGTGTCTTCTTCTCCAACGGACCCGGCGACCCGGCGACCGCCGACGGACCGGTCGCCGCGATGCGCGGCGTACTCGGCGTGAAGCCGGTGTTCGGCATCTGCTTCGGCAACCAGGTGCTCGGTCGGGCGCTCGGCTTCGGCACCTACAAGCTGCTGTTCGGCCACCGCGGGGTCAACCAGCCGGTCCAGGACCGCGCCACCGGGAGGATCGCGATCACGAGTCACAACCACGGCTTCGCCGTAGCCGCGCCGACCGACGGTCCGGTGGACACCGAGTTCGGCCGGGTCGAGGTCAGCCACGTCGATCTCAACGACGGTGTGGTGGAAGGGATTCGCTGCCTGGACGTGCCCGCGTTCTCGGTGCAGTACCACCCGGAGGCGGCACCCGGCCCCCATGACGCGACCGATCTGTTCGCCGGCTTCGTCGACCTGATGGCCGGCGCCTGA